Proteins found in one Macrobrachium nipponense isolate FS-2020 chromosome 4, ASM1510439v2, whole genome shotgun sequence genomic segment:
- the LOC135211382 gene encoding glutamic acid-rich protein-like, with product MNRASGRRTKNYETLPPVVWPTVQGNKVQTQVSVEEQVENKEVRRQGQEDRMEGDGQEEDRQEEDRQEEDRQEEDRQEEDRQEEDRQEEDRQEEDRQEEHRQEEDRQEEDRQEEDRQEEDHQEEDRQKDSSSGNVEILSQKENENGNVIEDTVTNREQDTMELVTNLNMELKTFQCYP from the coding sequence atgaatcgtgcgtcaggcaggcgaacgaaaaattatgaaactctgccaccagttgtttggccgacagtacaaggGAATAAGGTTCAAACGCAAGTCTCGGTAGAGGAACAAGTGGAGAATAAAGAAGTGAGAAGACAAGGCCAGGAGGATCGAATGGAGGGAGATGGTCAGGAGGAAGATCGACAGGAGGAAGATCGTCAGGAGGAAGATCGTCAGGAAGAAGATCGTCAGGAGGAAGATCGTCAGGAAGAAGATCGTCAGGAGGAAGATCGACAGGAGGAAGATCGACAGGAGGAACATCGTCAGGAGGAAGATCGTCAGGAAGAAGATCGTCAGGAGGAAGATCGTCAGGAAGAAGATCACCAGGAGGAAGATCGACAGAAGGACTCTTCTAGTGGAAATGTCGAGATATTAAgccaaaaggaaaatgaaaatggaaacgtTATTGAGGATACTGTTACGAATAGGGAGCAGGATACAATGGAATTGGTTACTAACTTGAATATGGAACTAAAGACCTTTCAGTGTTACCCGTAA